The proteins below come from a single Lineus longissimus chromosome 5, tnLinLong1.2, whole genome shotgun sequence genomic window:
- the LOC135487935 gene encoding protein FAM228B-like isoform X1 codes for MASSAGDKTPVDSIKVFQTDEMGSNPLAAEDDLDFQPPKVTRSFGKRSGTRRPWSTATSSYRSLSADSRHYGGVDPQTLIGHSIRFQDWLSQRNVKNVQEKADVEAKATKGLYTSILDTEDTFVKDIDDLLLYKDGLELRKKEILHKKWNERVHEPIRKHILGEMDGPAYTALARRKRQLYKEFIEFTNKKGHVFLDTFPPDEYFPFSMYPRPYHLRVATKRLQDPLLSQERARSAEDRTILQCETGNIYSDRDIQQVRLPPLPLVPLGRQGTECKTWIAMPLKDIESPVRHASRETVDPNVEMCDPLPSRRRMKSDLNASHFSFDEWGSPVNQTIVDKEMQVQKRKPCTTHASLSKTNMTRHMMLQPPDGMEQMPIVPQQMNQCANVPMMTQTV; via the exons ACAAGAAGCTTTGGTAAGAGGTCTGGAACAAGACGACCCTGGTCAACTGCCACTTCCTCCTACAGATCCCTGAGTGCAGACAGCAGACATTATGGAGGGGTAGATCCACAGACTCTCATTGGTCATTCAATCAGATTTCAAGACTGGTTGAGTCAAAGAAATGTAAAGAATGTACAG GAGAAAGCTGATGTAGAAGCCAAAGCAACTAAAGGTCTCTACACGTCCATCTTAGATACGGAGGACACATTTGTGAAG GACATCGACGACCTCTTATTGTACAAAGATGGCTTAGAACTGAGGAAAAAGGAGATCCTTCACAAAAAGTGGAATGAGCGTGTCCATGAGCCAATTAGAAAACACATCCTCGGGGAGATGGACGGTCCTGCGTATACAGCGCTGGCCCGGAGAAAAAGACAACTGTATAAAGAATTTATAGAATTTACAAATAAAAAG GGCCATGTTTTCCTTGATACCTTCCCCCCAGATGAGTACTTCCCCTTCAGCATGTACCCAAGGCCATATCATTTGAGG GTTGCCACAAAACGACTGCAAGATCCGTTATTGTCACAAGAGCGTGCGCGCAGCGCGGAAGACCGAACCATCCTCCAATGCGAGACAGGCAACATCTACTCAGATAGAGACATCCAGCAAGTGCGTCTGCCACCTCTGCCACTTGTACCGCTCGGAAGGCAGGGAACAGAATGCAAGACGTGGATAGCGATGCCACTGAAAGACATTGAGAGCCCCGTGAGGCATGCTAGCAG GGAAACGGTTGACCCGAATGTTGAGATGTG TGACCCATTGCCATCGAG GCGCCGAATGAAATCAGATCTAAATGCCAGCCACTTTTCCTTTGACGAATGGGGCTCTCCCGTTAATCAGACGATCGTCGATAAAGAGATGCAAGTGCAGAAACGAAAGCCGTGCACGACACATGCATCGCTCTCAAAAACGAACATGACACGTCACATGATGTTGCAGCCTCCGGATGGAATGGAACAGATGCCTATCGTTCCTCAGCAAATGAATCAATGTGCCAACGTTCCGATGATGACCCAGACTGTCTGA